One Phaseolus vulgaris cultivar G19833 chromosome 2, P. vulgaris v2.0, whole genome shotgun sequence DNA window includes the following coding sequences:
- the LOC137811936 gene encoding kinesin-like protein KIN-14C isoform X4, with amino-acid sequence MASRNQSNKKLGPDEATPNMRRRGIGAEKMEPQGGAASAGRARTPFSVVTNRSDLNTTSDVTEAVDFTKEEVETLLNEKKEKKKGNTYDNNKKNMDQMTVLIKRLKACVRWYKRIEEGHVQEKEKLQSELEASEKKCNDTETEMKNKIDELKETLSDLRMKNSSLEERIVKEESDKLEAINCYGKEKEVRTEAEKVRDEKSAELEKVRDEKSVAEKQYNSRLQSQLETCNEALKRVETEKTTIVESLSNVRCHYKAVQDQLSSLKVSHNELIKQNEDLKKIKDHRDHLLGQVHELTEKVVCHEEYTGKICTHLDKLTIKTNAIEETCSSQKDQIHILQKQLFAEKEKLKNADLSASETRIVFEEQNKIIQKLQDRLADKEFQVVEGEKLRKKLHNTILELKGNIRVFCRVRPLLPDENTGTDTVVSFPTSTEALGRDIELSQSGQKYNFTFDKVFDQEASQRDVFVEISQLVQSALDGYKVCIFAYGQTGSGKTYTMMGRPDAPDLKGLIPRSLEQIFQTSQSLKDQGWKYTMQASILEIYNETIRDLLSYARKENGASSSKQYTIKHDANGNTHVSDLTIKDVCSADEISSLLQQAAQSRSVGRTQMNEQSSRSHFVFTLRISGKNENTEQQVQGVLNLIDLAGSERLSRSGAMGDRLKETQAINKSLSSLSDVIFALGGKKEEHIPFRNSKLTYLLQPCLGGDSKTLMFVNISPDQSSTSESLCSLRFAARVNACEIGIPRRQTHTSSTRSSESRLSYG; translated from the exons ATGGCTTCCCGCAATCAGAGTAAT AAAAAGTTAGGCCCCGACGAAGCTACTCCGAACATGCGTCGCAGGGGCATCGGAGCTGAGAAGATGGAGCCACAGGGCGGTGCCGCTTCTGCTGGGAGGGCTAGAACACCGTTTTCCGTTGTCACCAATCGCTCCGATCTTAACACGACGAGTGATGTCACCGAGGCGGTTGATTTCACGAAGGAGGAGGTGGAGACTTTGCTGAAtgaaaagaaggaaaagaagaagggGAATACCTATGATAATAATAAG AAAAATATGGACCAGATGACGGTTCTTATTAAGCGCCTTAAGGCCTGCGTTCGCTGGTATAAAAGGATAGAAGAAGGGCATGTTCAAGAAAAGGAAAAGCTTCAGTCTGAGCTAGAGGCTTCTGAGAAGAAGTGCAATGATACTG AAACTGAGATGAAGAATAAGATTGATGAGTTGAAGGAGACTCTATCTGATTTGAGGATGAAAAATTCTTCTCTGGAAGAGAGAATTGTGAAGGAAGAATCAGATAAATTG GAAGCGATTAATTGTTATGGTAAAGAAAAGGAAGTCAGAACTGAAGCTGAGAAAGTTCGGGATGAGAAATCAGCTGAGCTTGAGAAAGTTCGGGATGAGAAATCAGTTGCTGAGAAGCAG TACAATAGTAGACTTCAATCTCAACTTGAAACATGTAACGAGGCCCTTAAACGAGTTGAAACAGAGAAAACAACCATTGTTGAGAGCCTTAGCAATGTAAGATGCCACTATAAGGCAGTGCAGGATCAGTTGTCATCTCTTAAA gtttCACATAACGAGCTTATAAAGCAGAACGAAGActtaaagaaaattaaagatCATCGTGACCATTTATTGGGACAAGTACATGAATTAACCGAAAAAGTAGTATGTCACGAAGAATATACTGGGAAAATATGTACACACTTAGATAAGTTGACGATTAAAACAAATGCTATTGAG GAGACTTGTTCATCTCAAAAAGATCAAATACATATACTGCAGAAGCAGTTGTTTGCggaaaaagaaaagttaaag AATGCTGATCTATCAGCTTCAGAAACAAGAATAGTGTTTGAAGAGCAGAATAAAATTATACAGAAACTACAGGATCGTTTGGCAGATAAAGAATTTCAAGTAGTTGAAGGAGAGAAGCTAAGGAAAAAACTGCATAACACTATTCTG GAACTAAAAGGAAATATTCGTGTTTTCTGCCGTGTACGGCCGCTCCTACCAGATGAGAATACGGGAACAGACACGGTTGTTTCTTTCCCTACGTCAACAGAAGCGCTTGGTCGGGACATTGAATTGTCACAAAGCG GGCAGAAGTACAATTTCACATTTGATAAGGTATTCGATCAGGAAGCTTCTCAGCGTGACGTTTTTGTAGAGATTTCACAGCTGGTACAAAGTGCACTTGATGGCTACAAG GTGTGCATCTTTGCATATGGACAGACGGGTTCAGGTAAAACCTATACTATGATGGGTAGGCCTGATGCGCCAGATCTGAAAGGATTGATACCACGTTCTTTAGAACAGATATTCCAGACTAGCCAGTCTCTAAAAGACCAGGGATGGAAGTACACAATGCAG GCATCAATACTCGAAATATATAATGAGACCATCAGAGATTTGTTATCATATGCACGAAAGGAAAATGGTGCTTCCAGCAGCAAGCAGTACACTATCAAACATGATGCAAATGGAAACACACATGTTTCGGACCTTACCATAAAGGATGTTTGTAGCGCAGATGAGATTTCCTCCCTCTTACAGCAGGCTGCACAAAGCAG GTCAGTgggaagaacacaaatgaatGAACAGTCATCGAGAAGCCACTTTGTCTTTACCTTGCGTATAAGTGGGAAAAATGAG AACACTGAACAACAAGTCCAAGGTGTCTTGAACCTGATTGATCTTGCGGGGAGTGAAAGACTCTCAAGGAGTGGGGCAATGGGAGATCGGTTGAAGGAAACTCAG GCTATCAACAAAAGTCTATCGTCTTTAAGCGATGTCATATTTGCTTTGGGAGGAAAGAAAGAAGAGCATATTCCTTTTAGGAATTCCAAGTTGACGTACCTTCTTCAG CCATGTCTAGGTGGCGACTCCAAAACGTTGATGTTTGTCAACATCTCACCTGATCAATCTTCCACTAGTGAGTCACTATGCTCTCTTCGCTTTGCAGCCAGAGTCAATGCATGTGAAATTGGGATTCCACGGCGTCAAACTCATACTTCATCAACACGCTCCTCAGAATCCCGTTTGAGCTATGGTTAA